One genomic region from Nymphaea colorata isolate Beijing-Zhang1983 chromosome 12, ASM883128v2, whole genome shotgun sequence encodes:
- the LOC116266081 gene encoding pescadillo homolog — protein MPKHYRPPGKKKEGNAAKYITRSKAVKFLQISLSDFRRLCILKGIFPRVPKKKTEGNHKTYYHMKDILFLAHEPLLEKFREIKAYDRKVKKAVAKKNKSLADQLTKRKPTYTLDRLIKERYPTFIDALRDLDDCLTMVHLFAALPASISEHIEVKRIHNCRRLSQEWQVYISRTHSLRKTFISVKGIYYQAEIQGQNITWLTPHARQQVLTDDVDFKIMLTFLEFYETLLGFVNFKLYHSINVKYPPILDPQLEALAEELYALSRYVSASSRMATQNQIESAVSSAPEQSEASEKQLEASDSEQRLALLQNQLPRNGTGSFSHLIQDLTDEDEDDDMDRKECKTLFKNLRFFLSREVPKESLLFIIPAFGGVVSWEGEASPFNEADESITHQIVDRPTQHHMFLSREYVQPQWVYDCVNTRIILPTEGYLVGRVAPPHLSPFVDNEAEGYVPEYAQVLKQLQAAAKKQVLPMPGTDDYDPQSLLMEGVAERNEANEAAKKKEELGKLEKQYLDELKMELQGITYSAYLAKKKAETSQNDATEANQQEPSTSEANQPEPSTSQPVVETANNLEEVMMPRKKRKLLEAMKIGKQRKQAKIGLYEERKRKAKEAKKKE, from the exons ATGCCGAAGCACTATAGACCACCT gggaagaagaaggagggaAATGCCGCAAAGTACATCACCAGGTCTAAGGCTGTCAAGTTCTTGCAAATCAGCCTTTCTGATTTCAG GCGACTATGCATACTCAAAGGAATTTTTCCAAGGGTGccgaagaagaaaacagaaggCAACCACAAGACTTATTATCATATGAAGGACATACTGTTCCTTGCTCATGAGCCACTTTTGGAGAAGTTCAG GGAAATCAAGGCGTATGacagaaaagttaaaaaagctGTAGCAAAGAAGAACAAGAGTCTTGCTGATCAGCTCACCAAGCGCAAGCCAACATACACCCTTGACAGGCTTATAAAAGAGAG GTATCCTACTTTTATTGATGCACTTCGTGACTTGGATGATTGTCTTACAATGGTGCATCTGTTTGCTGCATTGCCTGCATCAATCTCTGAACACATTGAAGTAAAGCGTATACACAACTGTCGAAG gTTAAGTCAAGAATGGCAGGTCTATATCTCTCGAACTCATAGTTTAAGGAAGACTTTTATCTCTGTGAAAGGGATATATTATCAG GCTGAGATTCAAGGTCAGAATATAACATGGCTCACTCCTCATGCTCGCCAGCAAGTGTTGACAGATGATGTGGACTTTAAAATCATGCTGACATTTTTGGAGTTTTACGAG acaCTTCTGGGATTTGTCAATTTCAAACTTTATCATTCCATAAATGTAAAGTATCCACCAATTCTTGATCCACAACTGGAAGCTTTAGCTGAAG AGCTTTATGCATTGTCAAGGTATGTCTCTGCTAGTTCAAGAATGGCAACCCAAAATCAAATTGAATCCGCTGTTTCTTCGGCCCCAGAGCAATCTGAGGCATCTGAAAAGCAACTGGAAGCTAGTGACTCTGAGCAAAGGTTGGCCTTACTCCAAAATCAGCTTCCTAGAAATGGAACTGGATCCTTCTCACATCTCATACAGGATCTTACtgatgaggatgaagatgatgatatgGATAGAAAAGAGTGCAAAACACTCTTCAAGAATCTAAGATTTTTTCTAAGTCGTGAG GTACCTAAAGAGTCCTTGCTTTTTATAATTCCAGCTTTCGGTGGTGTGGTTTCATGGGAAGGTGAAGCTTCTCCTTTTAATGAAGCTGATGAGAGCATCACCCATCAG ATAGTTGATAGACCGACCCAGCACCACATGTTCCTTTCTAGAGAATATGTCCAGCCACAGTGGGTGTATGACTGTGTAAACACTCGGATTATTTTACCAACTGAAGGCTATTTGGTGGGAAG GGTAGCTCCTCCCCATTTATCACCTTTTGTTGATAATGAAGCCGAAGGTTACGTACCTGAGTATGCCCAGGTCCTCAAACAGTTGCAAGCTGCTGCTAAAAAGCAAGTCCTACCAATGCCAGGCACTGATGACTATGATCCGCAAAGTCTACTTATGGAAGGTGTTGCAGAGAGGAACGAAGCTAATGAAGCtgccaaaaagaaagaggag TTGGGAAAGCTTGAGAAGCAGTACCTGGATGAATTGAAAATGGAACTTCAAGGCATCACCTACTCTGCCTATTtagcaaaaaagaaagcagaaacTTCACAGAACGATGCTACTGAAGCTAACCAACAGGAACCCTCAACTTCTGAAGCTAATCAACCAGAACCGTCAACTTCTCAACCAGTGGTTGAGACTGCAAACAACTTGGAAGAGGTTATGATGCCTCGTAAGAAGCGGAAGCTTCTTGAGGCCATGAAG ATTGGTAAGCAGAGGAAGCAGGCTAAGATTGGTCTTTATGAAGAgcggaaaagaaaagcaaaggaaGCAAAGAAGAAGGAATGA